One stretch of Salmo trutta chromosome 7, fSalTru1.1, whole genome shotgun sequence DNA includes these proteins:
- the LOC115197326 gene encoding zinc finger protein with KRAB and SCAN domains 8 — MSKIQLLRVFLNERLRTAAEEILWAVEKTIAEEVSRSNEENDRLQRQLEIALIKLNRADILQQSVSEQVPPEQQQCVQEWSPSLGQEDPEPTQIKEEQEELRTSQWEEQLQELEDDTKDSIFTNAFMEPDCEDPTRHSYLYQAQNEGKEERDSLPSTSTAHIKTETGGEDYRLSEPTNDFQPNYARNPYCSAAQRENIDWMGVVGPPSGFKPVKSKKRWTGKRQSSHMNTKGRKSTESSDLKSPRQRDNAPCRCKVCGKSFQYMGSLMKHVQTHTNEKEHICGVCGKCFESTESMKHHIQTHIADRMCCHVCSKCFTSNRDLIVHMRTHTGDKPYQCSDCGKEFSVRNSLKRHMKIHAGGKGYSCSHCDKCFSTSFRLTFHMMRSHRGEIIQVSCM, encoded by the exons CTCAATGAGCGATTAAGAACTGCTGCTGAGGAGATATTATGGGCAGTTGAAAAAACGATAGCAGAAGAAGTTTCCCGTTCAAATGAGGAAAATGACCGTCTACAGAGGCAGCTTGAAATCGCTCTCATAAAGCTAAACAGAGCAG ACATCCTCCAACAGTCAGTCTCGGAACAGGTTCCCCCCGAGCAGCAGCAGTGTGTgcaggagtggagccccagtctgggACAGGAGGACCCAGAGCCTACACAGAtaaaggaggaacaggaggaactcAGGACCAGTCAGTGGGAAGAGCAGCTTCAAGAGCTGGAAGATGATACCAAAGACTCCATATTCACTAATGCCTTTATGGAACCTGACTGTGAGGACCCAACTCGGCACTCATATCTTTATCAAGCCCAGAATGagggaaaagaagagagagactcTCTACCCAGCACCTCAACTGCACATATCAAAACAGAAACTGGTGGAGAGGACTACAGATTATCAGAACCAACCAATGATTTTCAGCCTAATTATGCAAGAAATCCATACTGTTCTGCAGCTCAGAGGGAAAACATTGATTGGATGGGAGTCGTAGGGCCTCCGTCAGGTTTTAAACCAGTCAAATCAAAGAAAAGATGGACAGGAAAAAGACAAAGCTCCCATATGAATACTAAGGGTAGAAAATCCACAGAGTCGTCCGATCTGAAATCACCCAGGCAAAGGGATAATGCTCCTTGCCGTTGTAAAGTGTGTGGAAAGTCTTTCCAGTACATGGGTTCGTTAATGAAACATGTGCAAACTCATACAAATGAGAAAGAACAtatttgtggtgtgtgtggaaaatgtttTGAGTCCACAGAAAGTATGAAACATCACATCCAAACTCACATTGCAGATAGGATGTGTTGTCATGTTTGTAGTAAATGCTTCACTAGCAATAGGGATCTGATTGTGCACATGAGAACCCACACAGGGGATAAACCGTATCAATGTTCTGATTGTGGCAAAGAATTCAGCGTTCGCAATAGTCTGAAAAGGCACATGAAAATTCATGCAGGAGGTAAAGGATATAGCTGCAGTCATTGTGACAAGTGTTTCAGCACTAGCTTCCGTCTGACATTTCACATGATGAGGAGTCACAGGGGCGAAATCATACAGGTGTCCTGTATGTAG